In one Shewanella loihica PV-4 genomic region, the following are encoded:
- a CDS encoding pseudouridine synthase, giving the protein MSAKRARLDRFISQHCQIPRKQVRLILAKGRVSVDGQVVRDADCQIDQFSQVMLDGQALRQEQPIYLMLHKPVGVVSATKDDEHKTVMDLLPDYQDKGLHIVGRLDLNTSGLLLLTNDSRWSKRIMSPEHKVAKQYLVTLKAPLTQAYVKAFAEGFYFAFENITTQPAQLEILEPHLARVTLHEGRYHQIKRMFGRFRNQVMALHRLSVGNLILDETLAVGQYRPLTPQEVASIFG; this is encoded by the coding sequence ATGTCCGCTAAACGCGCCAGGCTGGATCGTTTTATCAGTCAGCATTGTCAGATCCCTCGCAAGCAGGTACGCCTCATCTTGGCAAAGGGCCGGGTGAGTGTCGACGGTCAGGTGGTGCGCGATGCCGACTGTCAGATAGATCAGTTCTCTCAAGTGATGCTCGATGGGCAGGCGCTGAGACAGGAGCAGCCCATCTATCTCATGCTGCATAAGCCGGTTGGTGTGGTGAGCGCGACCAAGGACGATGAGCACAAGACGGTGATGGATCTCTTGCCCGACTATCAGGACAAGGGGTTGCACATTGTCGGACGGCTGGATCTCAACACCTCGGGTTTGCTGCTGCTCACCAACGACAGCCGCTGGTCGAAGCGTATCATGTCGCCGGAGCATAAGGTGGCCAAGCAGTATCTGGTCACCCTCAAGGCTCCCCTCACTCAGGCCTATGTGAAGGCCTTTGCCGAGGGTTTCTACTTTGCTTTTGAGAATATTACCACTCAGCCTGCACAGCTTGAGATCCTAGAACCCCACCTGGCCAGGGTCACCCTGCATGAGGGGCGCTACCATCAAATCAAGCGCATGTTTGGCCGTTTTCGCAATCAGGTGATGGCGCTGCACAGGCTCTCCGTGGGTAACCTAATCCTGGATGAAACCTTGGCTGTAGGGCAGTATCGCCCGCTGACGCCACAGGAGGTGGCTAGCATATTCGGCTAA
- a CDS encoding ACP S-malonyltransferase, translating into MMKSDQAGSAAGKLRALVVAPGRGCYNKEELGYLARYHGDKSDFIEAIDAYRRDLGQRPIADLDGQGKYSFKLHTPGENASALIYACAMADFMDIDRERFEIVVVTGNSMGWYIALALAGALDERGAFEVINTMGSMMSDGLIGGQMIYPEMDENWRRDNAKTALLDKVIDEVNQEAGCELYTSIHLGGYRVLAGNEAGLTQAEARLPKLEERYPMRLYNHGAFHSPLLQEIARRGQQALPVSLFHQPKLPMVDGRGQIWGRFSSDMERLHNYTLDHQVVAPYDFSQAMAVGVKEFAPDCVIVLGPGNTLGGPVAQTLIANQWFGWQSKQDFSEAQKQAPKLIAMGNPAQRLLATGKA; encoded by the coding sequence ATGATGAAGAGCGATCAAGCGGGTAGTGCGGCGGGTAAGCTAAGGGCCTTGGTGGTGGCGCCGGGAAGAGGATGCTACAACAAGGAGGAGCTCGGCTATCTCGCCAGATACCACGGCGATAAGTCCGACTTTATCGAGGCGATCGATGCCTATCGGCGTGACCTGGGCCAGCGGCCGATTGCCGACCTCGATGGCCAAGGGAAGTACTCCTTCAAGCTACATACGCCGGGGGAGAATGCCTCGGCCCTCATCTATGCCTGCGCCATGGCCGACTTCATGGATATCGATCGCGAGCGCTTTGAGATAGTGGTGGTGACCGGTAACTCCATGGGCTGGTATATCGCGTTGGCACTGGCCGGCGCCCTGGATGAGCGCGGCGCTTTCGAGGTGATCAACACCATGGGCAGCATGATGAGTGATGGCCTGATCGGCGGGCAGATGATCTATCCCGAGATGGATGAGAACTGGCGCCGGGACAACGCCAAGACAGCATTGCTGGATAAGGTCATCGATGAGGTGAACCAGGAGGCGGGCTGTGAGCTCTACACCTCTATTCATCTCGGGGGCTATCGCGTGCTGGCGGGTAACGAGGCGGGTCTTACCCAGGCCGAGGCCCGTCTGCCCAAGCTGGAGGAGCGCTACCCTATGCGCCTCTACAACCACGGCGCCTTTCACTCGCCGCTGCTGCAAGAGATCGCCCGCCGGGGTCAGCAGGCACTGCCCGTGTCGCTGTTTCATCAGCCTAAGCTGCCCATGGTGGATGGCCGGGGACAGATCTGGGGGCGCTTCTCCAGCGACATGGAAAGGCTGCACAACTACACCTTAGATCATCAGGTGGTGGCGCCCTATGACTTCAGTCAGGCGATGGCGGTTGGGGTGAAGGAGTTTGCCCCTGATTGTGTGATAGTGCTCGGCCCGGGCAACACCTTAGGCGGCCCCGTGGCGCAGACGCTGATCGCCAACCAGTGGTTCGGCTGGCAGAGCAAGCAGGATTTCAGCGAGGCGCAGAAACAGGCGCCTAAGCTGATCGCCATGGGGAATCCGGCGCAGCGGCTGCTTGCTACGGGTAAGGCCTAG
- a CDS encoding NAD(P)H-dependent oxidoreductase gives MKLLIVSASQRPGSQSARVAGYLSEHANQFSEIQHIELCRYDLPFWDGDRNGAALKASDWQKISPLVKQADALVLITPEWGGMASPMLKNFLLLCDNQDTAHKPALLVAVTSGISGAYPIAELKMNALKNNKLVPIPDHLIIRNVEQVLGEGEIDAREQGLRARIDYSLHMLGQYADALGVIRQRHRDQPYPKQQEYVYGM, from the coding sequence ATGAAACTTCTTATCGTCAGTGCCAGTCAACGTCCAGGTTCTCAAAGTGCCAGAGTCGCCGGCTACCTTAGCGAACATGCTAACCAATTCAGTGAGATACAACATATTGAGCTGTGCCGCTATGACCTGCCCTTCTGGGATGGCGACAGAAACGGCGCAGCGCTTAAGGCGAGCGACTGGCAAAAGATAAGCCCGCTGGTAAAGCAAGCCGACGCTCTGGTTCTGATCACCCCAGAATGGGGCGGTATGGCCTCACCCATGTTGAAAAACTTTCTGCTACTGTGTGACAACCAGGACACGGCCCACAAGCCCGCCCTCTTGGTCGCGGTTACCAGCGGCATCAGCGGCGCCTACCCTATCGCCGAGTTAAAGATGAATGCCCTGAAGAACAACAAGCTGGTGCCCATTCCCGATCATCTGATCATTCGTAACGTGGAGCAGGTACTGGGAGAGGGTGAGATAGATGCCAGAGAGCAGGGATTAAGAGCGCGCATCGACTACAGCCTGCACATGCTCGGCCAGTATGCAGATGCCCTCGGCGTCATACGCCAGCGCCATAGGGATCAGCCCTACCCCAAACAGCAGGAATATGTATACGGCATGTAG
- a CDS encoding OmpA family protein — MISNQKLVAAILAGSTLFISACQTTNPYTNESQNAKATNGAIIGAIAGAAIGVASSSKSDRGKGALIGAASGAAVGGGIGYYMDVQEAELRKQLQSTGVSVTRNGDNIILNMPNEVTFGVDQSVLSSRAKNVLDSVALVAKEYDETMLNVMGFTDSSGSESYNLRLSQVRAAEVANYLMSREIKSQRISSVGMGESRPIADNSTQQGRAQNRRVEIVLSPMSQG; from the coding sequence ATGATCAGTAACCAGAAACTCGTCGCGGCAATCTTGGCCGGTTCGACACTATTTATTTCGGCTTGTCAGACAACTAATCCGTATACCAACGAAAGCCAGAACGCCAAGGCGACTAACGGCGCCATCATAGGTGCCATCGCCGGTGCTGCTATCGGTGTGGCCTCGTCAAGCAAGAGCGACCGGGGTAAGGGTGCACTGATCGGTGCCGCCTCAGGCGCAGCCGTTGGTGGTGGTATCGGCTATTACATGGACGTGCAGGAAGCCGAGCTACGTAAGCAGCTACAATCGACTGGCGTCAGCGTGACCCGTAACGGCGACAACATCATCCTTAACATGCCAAACGAAGTGACCTTCGGTGTCGATCAATCTGTGCTGAGCAGCCGTGCCAAGAACGTGCTGGACAGTGTCGCCTTGGTCGCCAAGGAGTATGATGAAACCATGCTGAATGTCATGGGCTTCACCGATAGCTCTGGCAGCGAGTCATACAACCTGCGTCTGTCTCAGGTACGTGCGGCAGAAGTTGCCAACTACCTGATGTCTCGTGAAATCAAGAGCCAGCGCATCAGCTCTGTGGGCATGGGTGAGTCTCGTCCAATCGCCGACAACTCGACCCAGCAAGGCCGCGCGCAAAACCGCCGTGTCGAGATCGTGCTAAGCCCAATGTCACAAGGCTAA
- a CDS encoding YcxB family protein gives MTASSHSQLNASFSYSTHFTLDRAYYAECFDASVTQPAPRAEYTKALGFLLIGLALLLTGVNAYASWFIIALGVLEGLSIKFKRPWYLTRQMMSKAAGNEASLTLNEQGISIESLYVKQQLSWDSIDDIQETSAGFLLLTGGQKHYLSKRFLDEACCQFMRGKGAKQG, from the coding sequence ATGACAGCTTCATCTCACTCTCAATTAAACGCTTCGTTTAGCTACAGCACCCACTTTACCCTGGACAGAGCCTATTATGCTGAATGCTTCGATGCCTCAGTGACTCAGCCCGCTCCCCGCGCCGAATACACTAAGGCGCTCGGCTTTCTGCTGATCGGCCTGGCCCTGCTGTTGACCGGGGTTAACGCCTACGCCTCTTGGTTTATCATCGCCCTCGGCGTATTGGAGGGCTTAAGTATCAAGTTTAAGCGCCCCTGGTACCTGACCCGCCAGATGATGAGCAAGGCCGCCGGCAACGAGGCCAGCCTCACCCTGAACGAACAAGGGATCAGCATCGAATCCCTCTATGTTAAACAGCAGCTAAGCTGGGACAGTATCGACGACATACAGGAGACCAGCGCAGGCTTTCTGCTGCTGACAGGCGGCCAAAAACACTACCTTTCCAAACGTTTTCTCGATGAAGCCTGCTGCCAGTTTATGCGCGGCAAGGGCGCCAAACAGGGCTAA
- a CDS encoding DUF1971 domain-containing protein yields the protein MSFVPKGYVKCKKTPVFSEQDMPAIYRERHFTRPGVYEQIHVIQGELMFFGYLDKLGEVNREVRLGANETAISHPGYWHSIKPLTPDTRFEIHFFIKPEGPVEQA from the coding sequence ATGTCATTTGTGCCTAAGGGATATGTGAAGTGCAAGAAGACACCTGTGTTTAGCGAGCAGGATATGCCCGCCATCTACCGTGAGCGGCATTTTACCCGGCCCGGCGTGTATGAGCAGATCCATGTTATCCAAGGCGAGCTGATGTTTTTCGGCTACCTAGACAAGTTGGGCGAGGTCAATCGCGAGGTGCGACTAGGGGCCAATGAGACGGCGATTTCTCATCCCGGCTACTGGCACAGCATCAAGCCGCTTACCCCTGATACCCGTTTCGAAATTCATTTCTTCATCAAACCCGAGGGGCCGGTAGAGCAGGCCTAG
- a CDS encoding response regulator has product MTRKPSVACRHPEVIMLYEKEEDISGAANIIAEQVDEYRTVPVTRLVGEQIKEHKPSVILFAMSSVKLSIELYTKLLKNQQIAYRHYAIVLCKNKESALAFRSCIKGVFDNYFVYLPLYEKFRLKMIVHNGLRQSQGDDHYAGLDDDQLERIDTNLASLIELSSQCKRQLLDSVDSCKASVEQSTEQLPHGSEGMSHDKALVKSLAKQHIEPLLTQLELEIKDGLDLILAQLTSRHSEIKDIKQQVIAKQQAKIPTQALVSSLLDEQEAKPPKKKILVVEDNQIYREMIVKVLEQDEYDTEQACDGLTALKMIKGNDYALILMDLYMPHLDGINTTKQLKADNDGKDIPVVALTSNNNRELIKRWAQVGLKGYILKPSNRTEILQAVKTAIEYG; this is encoded by the coding sequence ATGACTCGAAAACCCAGCGTTGCCTGTCGCCACCCCGAAGTGATCATGCTCTATGAGAAGGAGGAGGATATCTCGGGCGCCGCCAATATCATTGCCGAGCAGGTCGACGAATATCGCACCGTGCCTGTGACCCGGCTAGTGGGCGAGCAGATAAAAGAGCATAAGCCCTCGGTGATCCTTTTTGCCATGAGCTCGGTGAAGCTCAGCATAGAGCTCTATACCAAACTCCTGAAAAACCAGCAGATCGCCTACAGGCATTACGCCATAGTGCTGTGCAAGAACAAGGAGTCTGCCCTGGCCTTTCGCAGCTGCATCAAGGGGGTGTTCGACAACTACTTCGTCTACCTGCCCCTGTACGAGAAGTTTCGTCTGAAGATGATAGTCCACAACGGACTGAGACAGAGCCAGGGGGATGATCACTATGCAGGTCTGGATGACGACCAGCTGGAGCGCATCGATACCAACCTCGCCTCGCTCATCGAGCTCAGTAGCCAGTGTAAGCGCCAGCTACTGGATTCGGTCGACTCCTGCAAGGCGTCAGTCGAACAGTCGACCGAGCAGCTCCCCCATGGCAGTGAGGGCATGAGTCACGACAAGGCGCTGGTCAAGTCGCTGGCCAAACAGCATATCGAGCCCCTACTGACTCAGCTGGAGCTGGAGATCAAAGATGGGCTGGATCTCATTCTGGCGCAGCTCACCAGTCGCCATAGCGAGATCAAAGACATTAAGCAGCAGGTGATCGCCAAACAGCAAGCCAAGATCCCGACCCAGGCCCTGGTCAGCTCGCTGCTGGATGAACAGGAAGCCAAGCCCCCCAAGAAGAAGATCTTGGTGGTGGAGGATAATCAGATCTACCGGGAGATGATCGTCAAGGTGCTGGAGCAAGATGAGTATGATACCGAGCAGGCCTGCGACGGTCTTACGGCCCTCAAGATGATCAAGGGTAACGATTACGCCCTGATCCTGATGGATCTCTACATGCCTCATCTGGATGGCATCAACACCACCAAACAGCTCAAGGCAGATAATGACGGCAAGGATATTCCCGTGGTGGCGCTGACCAGCAACAACAACCGTGAGCTGATCAAGCGTTGGGCCCAGGTGGGACTGAAGGGCTATATTCTTAAGCCCTCCAATCGCACCGAGATCCTTCAGGCGGTCAAGACCGCCATCGAATATGGCTAA
- a CDS encoding Hpt domain-containing protein has product MKNSPQILNPKIMRDLIGNDPGLIAQFKQDFVAQARTSLRELATHYNNREFAGLKQKAHFLKTSAKAIGAEEVADKLQHLEYAALGEDMPQCKQLIIQLKNALQSLIEVINS; this is encoded by the coding sequence ATGAAGAATAGTCCCCAGATCCTCAACCCTAAGATCATGCGTGATCTCATCGGCAATGATCCCGGGCTCATCGCCCAGTTTAAGCAGGACTTCGTCGCCCAGGCCCGCACCAGCCTGCGCGAGTTGGCCACCCACTACAACAACCGTGAATTTGCCGGCCTTAAACAGAAGGCGCACTTTCTCAAGACCTCTGCCAAGGCGATCGGCGCCGAAGAGGTTGCCGACAAGCTGCAACACCTGGAATATGCCGCCCTGGGGGAAGATATGCCCCAATGCAAGCAGCTCATCATCCAGCTCAAAAATGCCCTGCAGTCCCTGATAGAGGTGATCAACTCATGA
- a CDS encoding helix-turn-helix transcriptional regulator yields the protein MSKKTSDKIIDHIKIHGPSTAKVLAELFALTTMGVRQHLQALEEEGILSFEDRKASRGRPTRYWGLTEKSYKLFPDRHDDLSSQLIDSVRVVFGDQGLDQLIDHREQASRRLYQEALSQATGLADKLAALARLRTQEGYVASVEEQDGVFWLLENHCPICAAASRCANFCRSELQLFQELFSELASVSREEHIIAGARRCAYKLVPLASHAPTQQDVR from the coding sequence GTGAGTAAGAAGACCAGCGACAAGATCATCGACCATATCAAGATCCACGGCCCCAGTACCGCCAAGGTATTGGCCGAGCTGTTTGCGTTGACCACCATGGGGGTTAGGCAACATCTGCAGGCCTTGGAAGAGGAGGGGATCTTGAGTTTCGAAGACAGAAAGGCGAGTCGCGGTCGTCCCACCCGTTACTGGGGGCTTACCGAGAAGAGCTACAAGCTGTTCCCAGACCGACACGACGATCTCTCCAGTCAACTGATCGACTCGGTGCGGGTAGTCTTTGGTGACCAGGGGCTGGATCAATTGATCGATCACCGAGAGCAGGCGAGTCGGCGTTTGTATCAGGAGGCGCTGTCGCAAGCGACGGGTCTGGCGGATAAGTTAGCCGCGCTGGCAAGGCTCAGGACCCAGGAGGGGTATGTCGCCTCAGTCGAGGAGCAAGATGGCGTCTTTTGGCTGCTGGAAAATCACTGCCCCATCTGCGCCGCGGCGAGTCGCTGCGCTAACTTCTGCCGCTCAGAGTTGCAGCTGTTTCAAGAACTGTTTAGCGAACTGGCGAGCGTCAGCCGCGAGGAGCATATCATAGCCGGCGCCAGACGCTGCGCCTACAAGCTGGTGCCGCTCGCCTCTCACGCACCGACACAACAAGATGTCCGCTAA
- a CDS encoding GNAT family N-acetyltransferase, which yields MAEHQFDSPQAPEISIRHSTDGDIEGIFALYGQRSCYAGTLQRPYPSLTFWQKRLKDLPENCYSLVAVREGKIVGQLGMEVYSNARRKHVANFGMAVCESARGQGIGSALLGAMIDLATNWLAVRRIELEVYTDNEAAVALYKSHGFEIEGEAKDYAFRDGRYVNAFLMARCC from the coding sequence ATGGCAGAGCATCAGTTTGATTCCCCCCAAGCCCCAGAGATCAGCATACGTCACAGCACAGATGGCGACATAGAGGGGATTTTTGCCCTCTATGGCCAGCGCAGCTGTTATGCCGGCACCCTGCAGCGTCCCTATCCGTCGCTGACCTTCTGGCAGAAGCGGCTGAAGGATCTGCCGGAGAACTGTTACAGCCTGGTGGCCGTGCGCGAGGGCAAGATTGTGGGCCAGCTCGGCATGGAGGTCTATAGCAATGCCAGGCGCAAGCACGTGGCCAACTTTGGCATGGCGGTATGCGAGTCGGCCCGCGGGCAGGGGATTGGCAGTGCCTTGCTGGGGGCCATGATAGATCTGGCGACCAACTGGCTGGCGGTACGGCGCATCGAGCTCGAGGTCTATACCGACAACGAGGCTGCCGTCGCCCTCTATAAATCCCATGGATTCGAGATAGAAGGTGAGGCCAAAGATTACGCCTTTCGGGATGGCCGCTATGTGAATGCTTTCCTGATGGCCAGATGCTGCTAA
- a CDS encoding acetate uptake transporter gives MSTKLANPAPLGLMGFGMTTVLLNIHNAGFFAIDAMILAMGIFYGGLGQVLVGMMCFKRGDTFGTTAFTSYGLFWLTLVGLIMLPKLGLAAASPSHFMGWYLSLWGLFTAFMFVGSLRYPRAKQVVFGSLTILFFLLAARDFTGSELIGMIAGFEGIFCGASAIYFAMAQVLNQEYGRVILPIGEVKA, from the coding sequence ATGTCGACAAAATTGGCCAATCCAGCGCCTCTGGGTCTGATGGGATTTGGTATGACGACCGTGCTATTGAACATACACAACGCGGGCTTCTTTGCCATCGATGCCATGATCTTGGCGATGGGGATCTTCTACGGTGGTCTGGGCCAGGTGCTGGTGGGCATGATGTGTTTTAAACGGGGAGATACCTTCGGCACTACGGCATTTACCTCCTATGGCCTGTTCTGGCTGACCTTAGTGGGGCTAATCATGCTGCCTAAGCTTGGCCTCGCCGCAGCCAGTCCGAGTCACTTCATGGGCTGGTACTTAAGCCTCTGGGGCCTGTTTACCGCCTTCATGTTTGTCGGCTCATTGCGTTACCCACGCGCCAAGCAGGTGGTGTTCGGTTCCTTGACGATACTCTTTTTCCTGCTTGCGGCCCGTGACTTCACAGGTAGCGAGTTGATTGGGATGATCGCCGGGTTCGAAGGGATCTTCTGCGGCGCCAGCGCCATCTACTTCGCCATGGCTCAGGTGCTTAATCAGGAGTATGGCCGGGTGATTCTGCCCATTGGTGAGGTTAAGGCTTAG
- a CDS encoding ATP-binding protein: MAPAGNSIDDSPFAQLICDKQGVIIEANDALYALFELNHEAVVKRPLEQLLTLNQTDSSDSLLEAITHALALTLADRQSLDVRLHRQSRTPWYQLFPQALSNNRYLLLFVPQRDDPNINQAYLKRFEAFLCSADIGIWHYDSTTGETRFSNRVKELLQLNHHSPLSWQSLQQMVTVKDRYKFDPFLAPSPSGKHKLAFRFRIDSNDVARVYELFAEHIYLENGHFKLLGLIKDQTESKAMLDALNEANESKKLALEAGNIGNWRAQIDEQGQWIWQWDQRANEMFCLNIEDIGVLEKWAERIHPEDFPAVMAAVEDSLANGNPFHQEYRAILPNQEIIYILAKGKVSQGQNQQNSRIDGICIDQTPIYQARLALQESYRSLESRVKQRTTELQLAKERAEIASQAKSEFLSMISHELRTPMNAVIGALELLSLADKSGEERDLIETASTSANNLIYILNDILDINKIESGKMQLEQQDFHLAGVIADLIKSFSPVASRQGLRFAVQEALELPDWVEGDIVKVRQILSNLLSNAMKFTHSTQEQTGCVSLNITVGEQNDIVTRVRFTVTDNGIGIDKATQKRLFTPFVQAQRSTTRNYGGTGLGLAICGKLTNLMGGSISLKSELGQGAQFCVELPFWRAHHHEQTQELSEHTIGMVNLGQPQTTLDWIKQCLTDKGGRVKCYQAEQLGIDTLALPLVIILATGEADELRFLANQAASPKGHSNWLVALPQHQRKALTQTIPQIDSLDSYLLSKALLLKAVHKRLNTGLAIDLDEMELDLCDPLTQEPMPGLKGDADILVVEDNPLNQKLILKQLDMLGYRCNLAEDGLAGVHLWQSADYKLILTDCHMPNLDGYDMSKQIRQIENSTQRKSVPIVAITGAAMATELDDCYRSGMNDFVSKPVQLRDLKKVIQKWYRHEE, encoded by the coding sequence ATGGCGCCAGCAGGGAATAGCATAGACGACTCGCCGTTTGCACAGCTTATCTGCGACAAGCAAGGAGTGATCATTGAGGCCAACGACGCCTTGTATGCGCTGTTTGAGCTCAACCATGAAGCCGTCGTCAAGCGCCCACTCGAGCAGCTACTCACGCTAAATCAGACCGACTCAAGCGACTCACTGCTTGAGGCCATCACTCACGCCTTGGCACTTACCTTAGCAGATAGGCAATCGCTCGATGTGCGTCTTCATCGCCAATCCAGGACGCCTTGGTATCAGCTGTTTCCCCAGGCGCTAAGCAATAATCGCTACCTGCTGCTGTTTGTCCCCCAGCGCGACGATCCCAACATCAATCAGGCATACCTCAAGCGTTTCGAGGCCTTTCTCTGCTCCGCCGATATCGGCATCTGGCATTATGACTCCACCACCGGCGAGACACGTTTCTCCAACCGGGTGAAGGAGTTGCTGCAACTTAACCATCACAGCCCCCTGAGCTGGCAGAGTCTACAGCAGATGGTCACGGTGAAAGATCGTTATAAGTTCGACCCCTTTCTCGCCCCCTCGCCCTCGGGGAAACATAAGCTAGCGTTTCGTTTTCGCATCGACTCGAACGATGTCGCCAGGGTGTACGAGCTTTTCGCCGAGCATATCTATCTGGAAAATGGCCACTTCAAGCTGCTCGGCCTTATCAAAGATCAGACAGAGTCTAAGGCGATGCTCGACGCCCTCAACGAGGCCAACGAGTCGAAGAAGCTGGCGCTCGAGGCCGGTAACATAGGCAACTGGCGGGCACAGATAGATGAACAGGGGCAGTGGATCTGGCAGTGGGATCAGAGGGCCAACGAGATGTTTTGCCTCAACATAGAAGACATTGGCGTGTTGGAGAAGTGGGCCGAGCGGATCCACCCGGAAGACTTCCCCGCCGTGATGGCCGCGGTGGAAGACTCGCTGGCCAATGGCAATCCGTTTCATCAGGAGTATCGCGCCATTCTGCCAAACCAAGAGATCATCTACATACTGGCCAAGGGCAAGGTGAGCCAGGGGCAGAACCAGCAAAACAGCCGCATCGATGGCATCTGCATCGATCAGACTCCCATCTACCAAGCGCGCCTGGCGCTGCAGGAAAGCTACCGCTCACTCGAGAGCCGGGTAAAGCAGCGCACCACAGAATTGCAGCTCGCCAAGGAGCGGGCCGAAATCGCCAGTCAGGCCAAGAGCGAATTTCTCTCTATGATCAGCCACGAACTGCGCACCCCAATGAACGCGGTGATCGGCGCACTGGAGCTGCTCTCCCTGGCCGACAAGTCGGGCGAGGAAAGAGATCTTATCGAGACGGCGTCGACCTCGGCCAATAATCTCATCTATATCCTCAACGACATCCTCGACATCAACAAAATAGAGTCGGGCAAGATGCAGCTGGAGCAGCAAGACTTCCACCTCGCCGGGGTGATCGCCGATCTGATCAAGAGCTTCTCACCGGTGGCCAGTCGTCAGGGGTTACGCTTTGCCGTGCAGGAAGCCCTGGAGCTGCCCGACTGGGTCGAAGGGGATATCGTCAAGGTGCGGCAGATCCTCAGCAATCTGCTCAGCAACGCGATGAAATTCACCCACAGCACACAGGAGCAGACCGGCTGCGTGTCGCTAAACATCACGGTAGGTGAGCAGAATGACATAGTGACCCGGGTACGCTTTACCGTGACAGACAATGGCATAGGCATAGACAAGGCGACCCAGAAACGTCTGTTTACCCCCTTCGTGCAGGCCCAGCGCTCGACCACGCGCAACTATGGCGGCACGGGCCTGGGCCTGGCTATCTGTGGCAAGCTCACCAACCTGATGGGCGGCAGCATTAGCCTTAAAAGCGAACTTGGCCAGGGGGCCCAGTTCTGTGTAGAGCTTCCCTTCTGGCGCGCCCATCACCACGAACAAACTCAAGAACTTAGCGAACACACCATAGGGATGGTGAACCTGGGCCAGCCCCAGACCACGCTTGATTGGATAAAACAGTGTTTGACCGACAAGGGGGGCAGGGTCAAATGCTACCAGGCCGAGCAACTGGGCATCGATACCCTGGCTCTGCCTCTGGTGATCATTCTCGCCACCGGCGAGGCTGACGAGCTGCGCTTTCTCGCCAACCAGGCGGCGAGTCCAAAGGGCCACAGCAACTGGCTTGTCGCCCTGCCCCAACATCAACGCAAGGCGCTGACACAGACGATTCCCCAGATAGACAGCCTGGACAGCTATCTGTTATCCAAGGCCTTGCTGCTCAAGGCGGTGCACAAACGCCTAAACACAGGCCTTGCCATCGACCTCGACGAGATGGAGCTGGATCTCTGCGATCCGCTGACGCAGGAGCCAATGCCAGGGCTTAAGGGAGACGCCGACATACTGGTGGTTGAAGATAACCCGTTAAACCAGAAGCTAATTCTTAAACAACTGGACATGCTCGGCTATCGCTGCAACCTCGCCGAAGATGGTCTGGCCGGGGTGCACCTCTGGCAGTCGGCAGACTATAAGCTGATCCTTACTGACTGCCACATGCCCAACCTGGACGGCTATGACATGTCTAAGCAGATCCGCCAGATAGAGAACAGTACCCAACGTAAATCTGTGCCCATAGTGGCCATCACAGGGGCCGCCATGGCCACCGAACTCGACGACTGCTACCGCTCGGGCATGAACGACTTTGTCAGTAAACCTGTGCAGCTTAGAGACCTAAAGAAGGTCATCCAGAAATGGTATCGCCATGAAGAATAG
- a CDS encoding VOC family protein, with protein sequence MIHLEHINLVVTDIETALNFYRAAFPHWSVRGGGQGTWYGKPRNWVHFGDDYQYLAFNDDGEGENRDLSGHQVGLAHFAFVTQDLDGVIARLKHAGFEVDKAGQEDPFRRNVYFIDSNGYEVEFVQYLSDLPEQRNRYDT encoded by the coding sequence ATGATCCATTTAGAACACATAAATCTCGTCGTCACCGACATAGAAACGGCCCTTAATTTCTACCGTGCGGCCTTCCCCCATTGGTCGGTACGTGGCGGTGGTCAGGGAACCTGGTATGGCAAGCCACGCAACTGGGTTCACTTCGGCGATGACTACCAATACCTGGCCTTCAACGATGATGGCGAAGGCGAAAACCGCGACTTAAGCGGACACCAGGTCGGCCTGGCTCACTTTGCTTTCGTGACCCAAGATCTCGATGGCGTGATCGCCAGACTCAAGCACGCGGGCTTCGAGGTGGACAAAGCGGGACAGGAAGATCCCTTCCGCCGCAACGTCTACTTTATCGACTCCAACGGCTATGAGGTGGAGTTTGTGCAGTATCTCAGTGACCTGCCAGAGCAGCGTAACCGCTACGACACTTGA